Proteins encoded by one window of Bacteroidota bacterium:
- a CDS encoding PAS domain-containing protein — MEDLKSSKLFVEEIINAIPVRVFWKDKDLVYLGCNTAFANDAGLSDPEDIIGKDDFQMVWKQQAEQYKNDDLQVINSGLSKKNIEETQDTPEGNTLTLLTNKIPLFDLEKNVCGVIGSYVDITHLKQVEDDLNNHRLNLEEIVAERTKDLNEKNKELDRYNQLFEGREFRIKELRDIIKELERRLENI, encoded by the coding sequence ATGGAAGATTTGAAATCTTCAAAGCTTTTTGTTGAAGAAATTATCAATGCCATCCCGGTAAGAGTATTCTGGAAAGATAAAGATCTAGTTTATTTAGGCTGTAATACAGCTTTTGCAAATGATGCAGGATTATCAGACCCTGAAGACATTATTGGTAAAGATGATTTTCAAATGGTATGGAAACAACAGGCAGAACAGTATAAGAATGATGACCTGCAAGTAATTAATAGTGGCTTATCTAAAAAGAATATTGAAGAAACGCAGGACACCCCTGAAGGAAATACCCTCACACTTTTAACAAATAAAATACCTTTATTCGATTTAGAGAAAAATGTTTGTGGGGTAATTGGATCCTATGTTGACATTACCCATTTGAAACAAGTGGAAGATGACCTAAACAATCACCGCTTAAATCTGGAAGAAATTGTTGCTGAAAGAACCAAAGACTTAAATGAAAAAAACAAAGAATTAGATCGTTATAATCAATTATTTGAAGGAAGGGAATTCCGAATTAAGGAACTTAGGGATATAATTAAAGAACTAGAAAGAAGGCTTGAAAACATATAG
- a CDS encoding PAS domain-containing protein: MKTSNKEEARNLRKRAEEIFKNKTKSNVPLSEFDTMKLIHELEVHQIELDMQNEELLNAKIEAIEAKEKYVELYDFAPSGHFSLSTEGQILECNHAGAKLFGKNRSELINRKFVLFVSNSSKIVFKDFLEIVCQSKTKEESEVRLMSDKNETCVVLLSGLFVEKSNTAY, from the coding sequence ATGAAAACATCAAATAAAGAAGAAGCTAGAAACCTTCGTAAAAGAGCTGAAGAGATTTTTAAAAATAAAACAAAATCGAATGTTCCTCTTTCTGAATTCGATACTATGAAGCTTATTCATGAGCTGGAAGTACATCAAATTGAATTGGATATGCAAAACGAGGAGCTGCTTAATGCAAAAATCGAAGCCATTGAAGCCAAAGAAAAGTATGTTGAATTATATGATTTTGCACCTAGTGGCCATTTTTCTTTGTCAACAGAAGGTCAAATTTTAGAGTGCAATCATGCAGGAGCAAAACTGTTCGGAAAAAATCGATCTGAATTAATTAATAGAAAATTTGTCTTATTTGTCTCAAATAGTTCAAAAATTGTTTTTAAAGATTTTCTTGAAATTGTTTGTCAAAGTAAAACAAAAGAAGAAAGCGAAGTAAGACTTATGTCGGATAAAAATGAGACATGTGTTGTTCTACTTAGTGGCCTTTTTGTTGAAAAAAGTAATACCGCCTATTAA
- a CDS encoding helix-turn-helix transcriptional regulator, protein MANKSPILLPKIKQILNEFGENIKLARLRRKLSSEQLAERAGISRSTLIKIEKGDEGVSIGNYMNVLKALGLEKDFLVVARDDELGRKLQDAKIITKRRAPKTKS, encoded by the coding sequence ATGGCAAACAAAAGTCCAATACTACTTCCTAAAATAAAACAAATTCTGAATGAATTTGGGGAAAATATAAAACTGGCTAGGTTAAGGCGAAAGCTTAGTAGTGAACAGTTGGCTGAAAGAGCTGGTATTAGTAGAAGTACGCTAATAAAGATTGAAAAAGGTGATGAAGGGGTTAGTATTGGTAACTACATGAATGTATTGAAAGCTCTTGGTTTGGAAAAAGATTTTCTAGTGGTTGCCAGAGATGATGAATTAGGAAGAAAACTACAGGATGCAAAAATTATTACTAAAAGAAGGGCTCCAAAAACAAAGTCATGA
- a CDS encoding ATP-binding protein — protein MIKRERFQHLAKALQTMPVVALIGSRQVGKTTLALEVSKQLKKPVTYIDLESDTDFNKLTDSEAYLKRFSEHLLIIDEVQCKPDLFRILRGIVDERKRNGERAGHFLLLGSASNDLLQNSSESLAGRIRYLELNPLSLTELYEDEKDTFNLEKLWLRGGFPDSYLAVNEQDSWQWRNDFFTSYIERDIPAMGVGVAATQLKRFWKMLAHYHGNQINLSKFGRSLETSHTTIRNYLDILTDFYMVRQLEPWSGNIKKRLVKSPKIYIRDSGILHSLLQISNIEALFSHPIIGASWEGFVIENIINQLDDRWEYNYYRTATQTEIDLVLHTPDNEIWAIEIKRSSAPKLKRGFYEACSDIGATQKWVVNANKESYPLPREVEVIGLLDFLTIIQEKQKI, from the coding sequence ATGATAAAGAGAGAAAGGTTTCAGCATTTAGCAAAAGCATTACAAACAATGCCAGTAGTAGCATTGATTGGATCCAGGCAAGTTGGAAAAACTACACTGGCTCTTGAAGTATCAAAACAATTAAAAAAACCTGTAACCTACATTGATTTGGAATCTGATACAGATTTTAATAAATTAACTGATTCAGAAGCCTATTTGAAAAGGTTTTCAGAACATTTATTGATTATTGATGAGGTCCAATGTAAACCTGATTTATTTAGAATACTACGTGGAATTGTAGATGAGCGAAAAAGAAACGGTGAACGGGCAGGTCATTTTTTGCTTTTGGGGTCTGCTTCTAATGATTTACTCCAAAACTCATCTGAATCATTAGCTGGAAGAATCAGATACCTTGAGTTAAACCCTTTATCACTAACTGAATTATATGAAGATGAAAAAGATACATTTAATTTAGAAAAATTATGGCTTAGAGGAGGTTTCCCTGATAGTTATTTAGCGGTAAACGAGCAGGATAGTTGGCAATGGAGAAATGATTTTTTCACATCATACATTGAACGTGATATACCAGCAATGGGAGTTGGTGTGGCAGCAACACAACTTAAACGATTCTGGAAAATGCTAGCTCATTACCATGGAAACCAAATCAATTTAAGCAAATTTGGCAGAAGTTTAGAAACAAGTCATACAACAATTAGAAATTACCTAGATATACTTACTGACTTTTATATGGTCAGACAGTTGGAACCCTGGTCGGGAAACATCAAAAAAAGACTGGTAAAATCTCCAAAAATATATATTCGCGATTCCGGTATTTTACACAGCTTACTTCAAATATCTAATATTGAAGCATTATTTTCACACCCAATAATAGGAGCCAGTTGGGAAGGATTTGTGATTGAGAATATTATTAACCAGCTAGATGATAGATGGGAATACAATTATTATAGAACAGCAACCCAGACAGAAATTGATTTAGTATTACATACGCCCGATAATGAAATTTGGGCTATCGAAATAAAACGATCATCTGCACCTAAATTAAAACGGGGATTCTATGAAGCTTGTAGTGATATTGGAGCAACACAAAAATGGGTAGTTAATGCAAATAAAGAAAGCTACCCCTTACCTAGAGAAGTGGAAGTAATTGGCCTTTTAGATTTTTTAACAATAATACAGGAAAAACAAAAAATTTAA
- a CDS encoding PAS domain-containing protein, with translation MIKKTDSEQANPKRSVTSIKSTIGFPIVGIGASAGGLEALELFFNNVPENCGMAFVVIQHLDPKHVGMMPELLQRMTSLIVTQAKDRGVVQQNCVYVIPPNKSISILNGALHLFSPVESHGLRLPIDIFFRSLAIDRQEKSIGIILSGMGSDGSLGVKAIKEKNGLILIQDTASAKYDGMPRSASEAVNADIIASPEELPGKLIAYLKTGLQQKPESVIENNNKSDIEKIVILLREQTGHDFSMYKNNTLFRRIERRKDVHQIEKINNYVRFLQENPVEIEILFKELLIGVTSFFRDVNVWDILGNDVLPNLIQKSNNGHILRAWVPACSTGEEAYSLAMLFAEAMGKFKKLKNISLQVFATDLDIDAIEKARKGVFSNNIISDVSAERLEKYFIADGETYRLKSFIREMVVFAPQDVIKDPPFTKLDILSCRNMLIYMESELQNKLISLFNYCLNSNGILILGTSESLGKQSNLFTDINPKLKIFQHKKSLVLHDIIDFPSSFYNTKQESATMKKSPKIVENIQTITDQILLQQFAPASVLVNDKGDIVYITGRTGKYLEPVAGKANWNIYAMAREGLRDVLPGTFRKAMQNFSKVKISNIKVGINGGTQYIDLIVQRLEKPEALHNMIIFIFKDVDEIIKPDDIGSKTTKQISTSHQKEIEMDLKRCNEDLQSLREEMQTSQEELKSTNEELQSTNEELQSTNEELTTSKEEMQSLNEELQSVNAELQSKVNDYLRANDDMKNLLNSTEIATLFLDKELNIRRYTEQTTNIFKLREEDIGRPFTDLVNHLHYPEIETHARQVLKTLTFIESSLSTNDDRWFSIRIMPYRTMEDRIDGLVITFTDISIAKKLELELIKANEKLKEIKKS, from the coding sequence ATGATAAAGAAAACTGATTCAGAGCAGGCGAATCCAAAACGCTCCGTAACATCCATCAAGAGTACAATTGGTTTTCCTATTGTAGGCATTGGTGCTTCTGCAGGTGGTCTCGAGGCATTGGAACTTTTTTTCAATAATGTCCCAGAAAATTGCGGGATGGCATTTGTTGTCATTCAGCATCTCGACCCAAAGCATGTTGGCATGATGCCCGAGTTGTTACAGCGCATGACTTCACTGATTGTAACGCAAGCTAAAGATAGGGGTGTCGTACAACAAAACTGTGTTTACGTAATCCCTCCTAACAAAAGCATATCCATTTTAAATGGGGCACTCCATTTATTTAGTCCGGTTGAATCGCATGGGCTACGCTTACCGATTGACATTTTTTTCCGATCTCTGGCCATCGACAGGCAAGAAAAAAGTATTGGAATTATATTGTCAGGAATGGGGTCCGATGGAAGCCTTGGGGTTAAAGCCATCAAAGAAAAAAATGGTTTAATCCTGATTCAGGATACTGCTAGTGCCAAATATGATGGGATGCCACGCAGTGCTTCTGAGGCGGTAAATGCTGATATTATTGCAAGCCCTGAGGAATTGCCTGGCAAATTAATCGCATATTTGAAAACTGGGCTACAACAAAAACCAGAAAGTGTTATAGAAAACAATAACAAAAGTGATATTGAAAAAATTGTCATTCTGCTGAGGGAACAAACAGGTCACGATTTTTCTATGTATAAAAACAACACCTTGTTCCGAAGGATAGAAAGGCGTAAAGATGTTCATCAAATTGAAAAAATAAACAATTACGTTCGATTTTTACAAGAAAATCCTGTAGAGATTGAAATCCTTTTTAAAGAGTTATTGATTGGTGTTACCAGTTTTTTCAGAGATGTAAATGTATGGGATATTCTAGGAAATGATGTTTTGCCAAACTTAATTCAAAAATCTAATAATGGGCATATTCTTCGTGCCTGGGTGCCTGCCTGTTCAACAGGAGAAGAAGCCTACTCCTTGGCAATGCTGTTTGCTGAAGCCATGGGGAAGTTTAAAAAGCTAAAGAATATAAGCTTACAAGTATTTGCGACCGATTTAGACATTGATGCTATTGAAAAAGCAAGAAAAGGTGTTTTTTCCAATAATATCATATCCGATGTATCTGCTGAAAGACTAGAAAAATATTTTATTGCTGATGGTGAAACCTATAGGCTAAAATCCTTTATTCGTGAAATGGTGGTATTTGCCCCACAAGATGTGATAAAAGATCCGCCATTTACCAAGCTTGATATATTGTCTTGCAGAAATATGCTTATTTATATGGAATCTGAGCTGCAAAACAAACTTATTTCGTTGTTTAATTACTGCCTCAATTCAAATGGAATTTTGATACTGGGAACTTCAGAAAGCCTTGGCAAGCAAAGTAATTTATTCACAGACATCAATCCCAAATTGAAAATATTTCAGCACAAGAAATCATTGGTTTTACATGACATTATTGATTTCCCAAGTTCATTTTATAATACTAAACAAGAATCAGCTACAATGAAAAAAAGTCCTAAAATAGTTGAGAATATTCAAACCATTACCGATCAAATATTGCTTCAGCAATTTGCACCAGCCAGTGTTTTGGTAAACGACAAAGGCGATATTGTGTATATTACAGGTCGTACCGGAAAATATCTTGAACCGGTTGCTGGTAAGGCAAACTGGAATATTTATGCCATGGCTCGTGAAGGATTGAGAGATGTTTTGCCCGGAACTTTTCGAAAGGCAATGCAAAACTTTAGTAAAGTCAAAATTTCAAATATAAAGGTAGGGATTAATGGAGGCACCCAATATATTGATCTTATTGTTCAGCGCTTAGAAAAACCAGAAGCTCTCCATAATATGATTATCTTCATTTTTAAAGATGTTGATGAAATTATTAAGCCTGATGATATAGGTTCAAAAACAACAAAACAGATTTCAACATCACATCAAAAAGAGATCGAAATGGATCTGAAAAGATGTAATGAAGACTTACAATCGTTGCGTGAAGAAATGCAAACATCACAGGAAGAGCTGAAATCAACTAATGAAGAATTGCAATCCACCAATGAAGAGTTGCAATCGACCAATGAGGAACTGACTACTTCAAAAGAAGAAATGCAAAGCCTGAACGAAGAGCTTCAATCGGTAAATGCTGAACTTCAGAGCAAAGTAAATGATTACTTACGTGCAAATGACGATATGAAGAATTTGCTCAACAGTACCGAAATTGCTACCCTCTTTCTCGATAAAGAATTGAATATTCGTAGATATACCGAACAGACAACCAACATATTTAAATTACGAGAAGAAGATATAGGCAGGCCATTTACTGATCTTGTAAATCATCTTCATTATCCTGAAATTGAAACTCATGCCAGGCAGGTTTTAAAAACACTCACATTTATTGAATCCTCTTTGTCAACAAATGATGACAGGTGGTTTAGTATCCGAATTATGCCTTATAGGACAATGGAAGATCGCATTGATGGATTAGTTATTACATTTACAGATATAAGTATTGCTAAAAAATTAGAACTAGAATTGATAAAAGCGAATGAAAAACTTAAGGAAATAAAGAAAAGCTAA
- a CDS encoding BlaI/MecI/CopY family transcriptional regulator — translation MMTLTKAEERIMQILWDIKKGFIKNIQDEFPDPKPPYNTVSTIVRVLVKKDIVSFNQYGNTYEYYPLISKDEYSKNQMNSLVSNYFNGSFKKVVNFFSESKNLDVNEVDEVMKMLEEIKQKKKSE, via the coding sequence ATGATGACATTAACAAAAGCTGAAGAACGAATAATGCAAATATTATGGGATATAAAAAAGGGATTCATTAAAAACATACAAGATGAATTTCCTGATCCGAAACCGCCTTACAATACGGTTTCTACAATTGTTAGAGTATTGGTTAAAAAAGATATTGTATCCTTTAATCAATATGGCAACACATATGAATACTACCCCTTGATATCAAAAGATGAATACAGTAAAAATCAAATGAACAGCTTGGTGAGCAATTATTTTAACGGCTCATTTAAAAAAGTAGTGAACTTTTTTTCTGAGAGCAAAAACCTTGATGTTAATGAGGTTGATGAAGTAATGAAAATGTTAGAAGAAATTAAACAAAAGAAAAAATCTGAATAG
- a CDS encoding M56 family metallopeptidase encodes MVTFLLYLFEACLCMSILFLVYVFFFRKETYFNFNRIYLISIMVVSLILPAIHVSIKISSIEPIHDSVSEIGKIRSYYAELISKTDPEFTPKHYAKYEPLIYEGEELQGRNTTHNNSTSSTDEIKVSMDSMQYTSTEKKAINVALIILIVYFAGVAFFSIRLLLLTRWLFRTIKNNPHSLKDGQMMVLLHEQIPPFSFFKYIFVNKEATLLKEFEQILAHEKIHIRQRHSLDLFIAHGITVFMWFNPLTWQLQKAIKTTHEYIADSKVVNLGYELFDYQSLLLSHLVGIPSIELVNNFNLLFIKKRIVMMTKNKSSFNAKLKALLIIPTALVVFFLFANLTINTPLFNFTNFGTEKMYNLDGIWENKHPGTFGKLLNFNGTSLSILEKADDVQVVDLSITIKDDEFTIMNYGNTELSLKYQFVGEELKIWWNDTKYSMYSKTNYTNSYEALIPKEFIDIELPQMDESKILDQPGLTYNIYVYSDKYFVENKQCNFETIKETIQKRISLFNVLDRPYVSSRLYIDKNTQMKAVHELYKILRELQLNKVALATIPANNTSVLQYHSSAIPQKLPPLMKDGLAISNKASISDRIIVLSPDKNITDLEIELEKFIQETPDYVASFEWENATKYADYLAVIDMTYRVLFKLRDSYAISTHGMKYSDLPVNLQKELRKKYPMRLSQTNLNEE; translated from the coding sequence ATGGTAACATTTCTTTTATATCTGTTTGAGGCTTGCTTGTGCATGTCGATACTTTTTCTGGTTTATGTGTTTTTCTTCAGAAAGGAAACCTATTTCAACTTCAATAGGATTTATCTGATCAGTATTATGGTTGTTTCACTTATTCTGCCTGCAATACATGTATCGATTAAAATTTCATCAATTGAACCCATTCATGACTCGGTTAGCGAAATAGGTAAAATCCGTAGTTATTATGCTGAACTTATTTCCAAGACTGATCCTGAATTTACTCCTAAGCACTATGCTAAGTATGAACCATTGATATATGAAGGTGAAGAACTCCAAGGTAGAAATACTACCCATAATAATAGTACTTCCAGTACTGACGAAATTAAAGTTTCCATGGATTCGATGCAGTACACTAGTACCGAGAAAAAGGCTATAAATGTTGCTCTAATTATTTTGATAGTATATTTTGCAGGTGTAGCTTTTTTTAGTATCCGCTTACTACTTTTAACCAGGTGGCTTTTTCGAACCATAAAGAACAATCCTCATTCACTCAAAGATGGACAAATGATGGTTCTTCTTCATGAGCAAATTCCACCCTTCTCATTCTTTAAATATATTTTTGTAAATAAAGAAGCTACTTTACTCAAAGAGTTTGAGCAAATTCTAGCTCATGAAAAAATTCATATTAGGCAGAGACATTCGCTCGACTTGTTTATTGCACATGGCATTACTGTCTTTATGTGGTTCAATCCTTTGACATGGCAATTGCAAAAAGCAATTAAAACAACACATGAATATATTGCAGATAGCAAAGTTGTAAATCTGGGATATGAATTATTTGATTATCAATCGTTACTCTTGAGTCATTTGGTCGGCATACCTTCGATAGAGTTGGTTAATAATTTTAATTTATTATTCATTAAAAAAAGAATTGTTATGATGACAAAAAATAAATCCAGTTTCAACGCGAAACTTAAAGCACTATTGATAATACCCACAGCCTTGGTTGTATTCTTTCTTTTTGCTAATCTTACTATTAATACTCCACTTTTCAATTTTACGAATTTTGGGACAGAAAAAATGTATAATCTTGATGGAATATGGGAAAACAAACATCCCGGCACATTTGGAAAGTTATTGAATTTTAATGGCACTAGTCTTTCAATTCTTGAAAAAGCAGATGATGTTCAAGTTGTTGATTTAAGTATAACCATAAAAGACGATGAATTTACCATCATGAATTATGGTAATACTGAATTGTCGTTAAAATATCAATTTGTAGGTGAAGAACTGAAAATATGGTGGAATGACACTAAATATTCTATGTATTCAAAAACAAATTATACTAATTCATATGAGGCATTAATTCCGAAAGAATTTATTGATATTGAGTTGCCACAGATGGATGAGTCCAAAATTCTGGATCAACCAGGTCTTACCTACAACATTTATGTGTATTCTGATAAATATTTTGTTGAGAATAAACAGTGTAATTTTGAAACTATAAAAGAGACTATTCAAAAAAGGATTTCTTTATTTAATGTTCTTGATAGGCCCTATGTGTCTTCCCGCTTATATATTGATAAAAACACTCAAATGAAAGCGGTTCATGAATTGTACAAAATACTTAGAGAGTTGCAATTGAACAAGGTTGCTCTGGCAACAATTCCTGCAAATAACACCTCTGTTCTGCAATATCATTCTTCAGCAATTCCTCAAAAATTACCTCCCTTAATGAAGGATGGTTTAGCAATTAGCAATAAAGCTTCAATTAGCGATAGAATTATAGTTTTATCACCAGATAAAAATATCACCGATCTTGAAATTGAGTTAGAAAAGTTTATTCAGGAAACACCAGATTATGTTGCCAGCTTTGAATGGGAAAACGCTACTAAATATGCTGATTATCTAGCAGTTATTGATATGACATACCGCGTACTTTTTAAACTAAGGGATTCTTACGCTATAAGTACACATGGGATGAAGTATTCGGATCTTCCAGTTAATTTGCAAAAAGAATTACGCAAGAAGTATCCAATGCGTTTATCTCAAACTAACTTGAACGAGGAGTGA
- a CDS encoding HipA domain-containing protein yields the protein MGLLYAENIRGSQVFSFEYDNEWLTTQSSQLLDPDLQFFSGPQYLNDEHKNNFSIFLDSSPDRWGRLLMQRREAALARLENRNQKHLFESDYLLGLYDGHRMGALRFKTDLNGPFLDDNEKFASPPWAKIRALEQISLKLEEENVVDDPEYTKWLNMLVAPGSSLGGARPKASIIDENKQLWIAKFPSKHDSSNMGAWEKVTNEMAKETGINIANSIANIYSGHHHTYLTKRFDRTASGERLHFSSAMTLLNHVDGDNYATGASYLELVEFIQSNGARVNKDLEELWRRIVFSICVSNVDDHLRNHGFILTEKGWILSPAYDINPVSTGTGLSLNISENDNSLDLDLALEVIEYFRINQNKAIEIIQDIQQSVKNWRRLAKNYNIPRQEQELMANAFRQSEKII from the coding sequence ATGGGCCTTCTGTATGCAGAAAATATAAGAGGTTCCCAGGTATTTTCATTTGAATATGATAATGAGTGGTTAACAACTCAAAGCTCACAGTTACTAGACCCTGATCTACAGTTTTTTTCAGGACCACAATATTTAAATGATGAACATAAAAACAATTTCTCCATTTTTCTTGATTCGTCTCCTGACCGTTGGGGAAGATTATTGATGCAAAGAAGAGAAGCTGCATTAGCCCGTTTAGAAAATAGGAATCAAAAACATCTGTTCGAAAGTGATTATTTATTGGGATTATATGATGGTCATAGAATGGGAGCATTACGTTTTAAAACTGATCTGAATGGACCATTTTTAGACGATAATGAAAAATTTGCAAGCCCCCCATGGGCAAAAATCAGGGCATTAGAGCAAATTAGTCTAAAACTGGAAGAAGAAAATGTTGTAGATGACCCAGAATATACGAAATGGTTAAATATGTTGGTAGCTCCTGGATCATCTTTAGGTGGAGCACGTCCAAAAGCGAGTATAATTGATGAAAACAAACAACTTTGGATAGCCAAATTCCCTAGTAAACACGACTCTTCAAATATGGGTGCATGGGAAAAAGTAACTAATGAAATGGCAAAAGAAACCGGAATAAATATAGCTAACTCTATAGCTAATATTTATTCTGGTCATCATCACACCTACCTGACAAAAAGATTTGACAGAACAGCAAGTGGTGAAAGGCTACATTTTTCTTCTGCCATGACTCTATTAAATCATGTTGATGGTGATAATTATGCTACTGGAGCTAGCTATTTGGAACTTGTAGAATTTATACAGTCAAATGGCGCAAGAGTAAATAAAGATCTTGAAGAATTATGGAGACGTATTGTTTTCAGTATTTGTGTCTCAAATGTTGATGACCATTTACGGAATCATGGGTTTATTCTGACCGAAAAGGGATGGATATTATCACCGGCCTATGATATTAACCCAGTTTCTACCGGTACAGGTTTATCATTGAACATTTCCGAAAATGACAACTCTCTTGATTTAGATCTAGCTCTTGAGGTCATTGAGTATTTCAGAATAAATCAAAATAAAGCTATTGAAATCATTCAAGATATTCAACAAAGTGTAAAAAATTGGAGACGCTTGGCAAAAAACTATAATATTCCAAGACAAGAGCAGGAATTAATGGCAAATGCTTTTCGACAGTCAGAAAAAATAATTTAA